TCGAAGTTTGGCGGTTCAATTTGACGCAGTTAGGAGGATCAACTCCGAAATGCGCCTCTTTGGCGCAGTGCGGGTCGAACGACCCTCGGGATTGCGGTGCGGGCCTGCTGTGATAACGTTCGCACCGGTCGCGCGCACGAAGGGGAGCTCGATGCGGAATGTCCGCGTGGCCCTGGCCCAGATCGCCCCCCGGCTGGGGGAGGTCGAGGCGAATCTCGCGTTCCACCTCGAGAGGGTCGCGGAAGCACGTCGGGCAGGGGCCGACCTGGTGGTCTTCCCGGAGCTCTCACTCACGGGATACCTGCTGCGAGACCAGGTGCCGGAAGTCGCCTTGCGAGTCGACACGGCACGCTTCCGCAAGCTCGAGCGGGCGTCTCGTGACGTCGATGTGATGCTCGGATTCGTGGAGGAGACCCACGATCATCGCTACCACAACGCGACCGCGTACCTGAGCCGCGGCCGCCTCGTGCACCTGCATCGGAAGGTCTACTTGCCGACTTACGGCATGTTCGAGGAGGGGCGGGACTTCGCGGCGGGCGACCGGCTTCGCGCGTTCGACGCCCCTTTCGGACGGGCGGCCATGCTGATCTGCGAGGATTGCTGGCACCCCGCCTGTGCGTGGATCCTGGCCCAACAGGGCATGGACGTCCTCCTCGCGGCCAGCAGCGGCCCGACCCGGGGGGCCCGCCCCGGCCGCGGCATCACGAGCGTCGCGGTCTGGCACGATCTCCTTCGCGTCACCGCCGAATTCGAGACGGCGTTCGTCGTGTACGTGAACCGGGTGGGCTACGAGGACGGTCTGAACTTCGGCGGGGGCTCCCTCGCCATCGATCCCTTTGGCCGCGTGCTCGCCGCGCTGCCGCCGCTCGAGCCCGCGCTCGAGGTGGTGGAGCTCGATGCCGGGGTGTTGAGGCGCGCCCGAATCGCCTATCCCCTGCTCCGCGACGAGAACCTGGAGCTCGCGGCCCGCGAGATCGAGCGGATACGGCGGCTGCGCTACGAGCTCCCGGACGCGAAGGACGACGACGCGGTTGGTCCGGAACGGACATGAAGCGATCCCGTCGAGCGCCCGCCGAGTCCTCGGCTCGCGGGGTCGAGCCGGATCTCGCTCTGGACCCCGGGCTCACGGTGAGCATCCTGACCGGGTTCATTCGGACGGAGCTGCTCCGAACCCGGAGACCGAAAGTCGTGCTGGGCCTTTCGGGCGGCATCGACTCCGCGGTCGCCGCGTACCTCGCGACCCGCGCCCTCGGGCCGGCCTCGGTCGTCGCGCTCGTGCTCCCGTACCGGTCCAGCAGCCCCGGCTCGGTACGCGACGCGGAGAGCGTCATCGGCGCGCTGGGGATCCTCGCCGAGAAGTTCGACATCTCGCTCCTGGTGGACGGTTTCGATCGGGCGTGCGGAAAGGTGGACCGGCTGCGCCTCGGCAACGTAATGGCCCGAGCCCGAATGATGGTCCTCTACGACCGCTCGGAGCAACATCGGGCCCTCGTGCTCGGAACGAGCAACAAGACGGAGCTGCTGCTCGGGTACGGGACGCTCTGGGGCGACCTGGCATCGGCGTTGAACCCGTTGGGCGACCTGTACAAGACACAGGTCCGGGCGATCGCCGAGTACCTTCGCGTGCCGGCGGCGATCCGGCGGAAGCCCCCTTCCGCCGATCTCTGGCCGCGGCAATCGGACGAGGCCGACCTCGGGTTTTCCTACGAGCGGGTGGACCGATTGCTCGCCCTGCTCGTCGACGCCCGCCTCGACCGGGAGGCGGCGGTCGCGGCGGGATTCGAGCGCGAGCTGGTGGATCGGGTGGCGCGGCTCGTCGTCCGCTCGCAGTTCAAGCGGCGCCCGCCGATCATCGCCAAGGTCTCGACCCGGACGGTCGGGTGGGACTTCCGCTACCCGAGGGATTGGAAGAGCTGACGGCGACGGACGAGCTCTAGGACTTCGGAGCCGCCGGCAACGGCACCTTCGCCGCGGGATGGGCCTTCTTCGCGATTTCGTGGCAGGTGCGGCAGGCCTTCTGTGCCCACGTGAACTGGTCGAACGCCTTGTCCATCTCCTCGGCGGCCGCGAACTCCCGGGCGAGATCCACCGTCTTGTGGAAGGCCTCGTCGTAGACGACCACGTCCTCCGACCACGCCGAGACGTCGTCGCGGCGGAGCCGGCGGCAACCCGCAGCGATCCGATCCAGCGCCTCGCGTACCGCCCTCGCATCCGAGCGCAGGAACGCGAGCGTGGCATCCACGACCCCGCGCTCGAGCGCGGCGCCGGCGGAGTGGATCGGCGCCGGTCGGTCAGCGGGGGGCTCGGTGCCGGTCGGCGGCGTTCCGGGCGGAGCTGCGCCCAAGAGGAGCGCCGTCGCGACGATCATCCCGACCCGGGCCGGCGGTCTCCTGTGCATTCCGCTCCTCCTCGAGACGCTCGCGTCGCGGCATCGTCCCCACGCGACATCCTACCCGCGCCGCCGCCGGCGGTCGAGCCTGACGATGGAGGCCCGCTACCGCGCATCCCGGTGCTAGGATTCTGTCCGTGGCCGGGACGCTCTTCGTCGTCGCGACGCCCCTCGGCAACCTCGAGGATCTCTCGCCGCGGGCCGAGCGGACCCTCAGGGAATCGGCGCTGGTCGCCTGTGAGGACACCCGCCGGACCGCGAAGCTCCTGGCGAGATTCGGGATCGAAGTGCGGATGATCTCCTGCCATCGATTCAACGAGCATTCCAGGCTCGAGCCGGTTCTGGGCGTCCTGCGGGAGGGCGGCGACGTCTCCCTGGTCTCGGACGGAGGGACGCCGGGGGTGTCCGACCCGGGTTCCCTCCTGGTGCGCGCCGCGCGGGAGGAGGGGCTCCGGGTCTCGCCGGTTCCCGGTCCCACTGCCGTCGCGGCGCTGCTGTCGGCCAGCGGTCTCACGGCGGACCGCTTCGTGTTCGACGGTTTCCTGCCGCACCGTGCCGGCGAGCGACGCCGGCGCCTCGCCGAACTCGCCCGGGAGCCCCGCACCGTGGTGGTGTTCGAGGCCCCCCATCGGATCCGCCAGGCGCTCCGCGATGCCCATGAGATCCTCGAGCGGCGCCCGATGATCCTGGGGCGCGAGCTGACCAAGATGCACGAGACGCTGATCCCGGGGGCCGCGCAGGACATCCTCGATGCCCTCGGCGACGGCGAGATTCGCGGCGAGATCGCGCTGGCGATCGAGGGGGCCCGCGAGGGAGACGCTCCGTCCCCCCGCGCGGCGGCTCCCCTCGCGTCGGCATGGCGCGCGGCGCTCGAAGCCGCGGGCGGCGACCGGCGGGCTGCGGTCAAGGCGGCCGCGAAGACGCTGGGGATGCCCCGCGACGAGCTGGTTCGCAGGCTCGCGGAGATCGGCGAGGGCTGACCCGAAGACGTCGCGGGCTACGGGATCACGGGAAGGACGCGCCGCTCGTCGCGCGGCCCCGGGTCCTCGGGCGGGGACGCCGAGGCGGAGTCCGCGTCCCCTCCCCTTCGGCGCGGATCCTGTCGAGGCTCGTACTCGAACCGGAGACAGCACATCAATCGCCCGCACATTCCCGATATCTTGGCGGGATTCAGCGACAGCCCCTGGACCTTCGCCATCTTGATCGACACCGGGTCGAAGCCGCGGATCCAATCGGCGCAGCACAGGACGCGCCCGCAGAGGCCGCAGCCGCCGTGCATTCCAGCGTCGTCCCTCGCGCCGATCTGCCTCAGCTCGACCCGGGCGTGGAATTTCCCGGTGAGGTCCCGCACCAGCTCGCGGAAGTCCACGCGCCCCTCGGCTGTGAAGTAGAACGTCATCTTCTTGCCGTCGAGCTGACGCTCCACGCGCCCGAGCTTCATCGGAAGTCGATGCTCCTCGATCCGCGCGATGCAGTACTCCCGCCCTTCGCGCTCCAGCACCACCTTGTGCGCGTAGGCTTCCTCGTCCTCCTGGGTCGCGCGGCGGCGCACGTTCGGAAGCGGGCGCTCGGGCTCGCCCGCCCGCTCGTAACGGAAGCCAAGCTGGGCGACGATCCCGAACTCGGGTCCGCGGTCGGTCTCGGCGATGCAGGATTCTCCTACCCCGAGATCGAATCCCGACGGGTCGCACGTGACGCAGCGCCCGGCGGGCGGGAACCGAACGACCACGATCTCCATCGGGACCCTCATCCCTCGGGCAACCCGCCCCCGGCCGGTGACGTCCGGAGGCACGAGGAGGTTTCGGCGGGGGCCTGCGCCCCCATGGCCGCCGCGTTCAATATATCACCTGTACGGTGCTGCTATACTCACCCGCACCGCGGGACCGCACCGGAGGGGAGTTTTGGCCAGGAAGGTCAGGGATCGCGCGGAGAATCCGATCCTGGCGACGAACCGCGCGGCGTCCCACGAGTACCACCTGCTCGAGCGCATCGAGGCGGGGATCGCTCTCACGGGGACCGAGGTCAAGTCCGCGCGCGACGGCCGGGTGAGCCTGAAGGAGGCCTACGCGAAGATCGAGCGAGGCGAAGC
The window above is part of the Terriglobia bacterium genome. Proteins encoded here:
- a CDS encoding NAD+ synthase, with the protein product MKRSRRAPAESSARGVEPDLALDPGLTVSILTGFIRTELLRTRRPKVVLGLSGGIDSAVAAYLATRALGPASVVALVLPYRSSSPGSVRDAESVIGALGILAEKFDISLLVDGFDRACGKVDRLRLGNVMARARMMVLYDRSEQHRALVLGTSNKTELLLGYGTLWGDLASALNPLGDLYKTQVRAIAEYLRVPAAIRRKPPSADLWPRQSDEADLGFSYERVDRLLALLVDARLDREAAVAAGFERELVDRVARLVVRSQFKRRPPIIAKVSTRTVGWDFRYPRDWKS
- the smpB gene encoding SsrA-binding protein SmpB, whose amino-acid sequence is MQDSPTPRSNPDGSHVTQRPAGGNRTTTISIGTLIPRATRPRPVTSGGTRRFRRGPAPPWPPRSIYHLYGAAILTRTAGPHRRGVLARKVRDRAENPILATNRAASHEYHLLERIEAGIALTGTEVKSARDGRVSLKEAYAKIERGEAFLHDAHFSPYAQGGRDNPDPVRPRKLLLHSGELRKLARATEAGGMTLVPTKLYLKGGKIKLEIALARGKKTYDKRAASRRDEAEREMARLRGQMRE
- the rsmI gene encoding 16S rRNA (cytidine(1402)-2'-O)-methyltransferase, whose translation is MLSVAGTLFVVATPLGNLEDLSPRAERTLRESALVACEDTRRTAKLLARFGIEVRMISCHRFNEHSRLEPVLGVLREGGDVSLVSDGGTPGVSDPGSLLVRAAREEGLRVSPVPGPTAVAALLSASGLTADRFVFDGFLPHRAGERRRRLAELAREPRTVVVFEAPHRIRQALRDAHEILERRPMILGRELTKMHETLIPGAAQDILDALGDGEIRGEIALAIEGAREGDAPSPRAAAPLASAWRAALEAAGGDRRAAVKAAAKTLGMPRDELVRRLAEIGEG